The following are from one region of the Magallana gigas chromosome 4, xbMagGiga1.1, whole genome shotgun sequence genome:
- the LOC105334166 gene encoding uncharacterized protein isoform X1 encodes MDIVMYLLPSLLIVICLRIEVSFEQDRPNHDETYFAFNFTHVVFHSILYCGPNIICNKSLLASFNLSNLPASSVNRCGICSCHENCATFHSPSNCCPDIYFRQGLRECLDVNILSSEKIFTKIISSCPVDTNEFLSKECARKRSKVELLLNPLVNNSDLSVTYLNEYCATCNKVGDVIKWNAKIRCPNETDFNYLSTYQEIIELATRESCNIRYYSTLNPDCLAESDKIISTCNVSGSWLKFDKQIDKACQSSYFAPIGIFKNMYCMMCNPPEYQKNLMIEECTNVSSVYRNACLNFPSSDASRPFKNHFCFLCNFDEQNQTFFNDVSFQWADERLNEEPLVKNYPFRLIVFFYYNNDDLNRYINQYISNSSVKIPSPVPVSKEGYGFLGKSQMFCLSKNETPFPPPQGTSPVSLSSLSVSDSFEPMETPTEENTTINLKKLILKSFAFSGRGVCSQQLLPNYTKQLQRPCSCDIGCTSSCCDDFAFKQPWICIDNRYKRDSKEKVFMVINGCLKDHTLEPLCKGSFNENFYHAFPVTTTSGFFETYLNVFCYFCNQYVNSDNVKRSLNLRFKIRIWPLLLDCRTFVNYRNFQSLQQLIDFANRNSCIVSFSPPPSASKCSDHCNEYRVRAIQKCNVSGTWLSVDENIRKACEYAEPFRFPLIKIGKAIYKNKFCGICNPLNSNSLGKRCDINFKNTSISKACEEFPDIKSCFPYKNVFCKSCSRGKMIPDCYTEITGYPGSPGYIGIPSPAPPIPEIPTFRTLFTLDAYKNQDDIDGRKTNDTCQHYQMYDDVHHTCRNLTCFPGRHLINDTCVPLLPFTSKLRYTLGLTINVSAFISIDITVKDALKSTLGYLSYEFFARTLNTDVFIEEIILMGTEACSTTFINLRNIYFYIKFFIDQYIQREQVENALLNFTHTYSDLVLHFDSLGKFADVAISQQSIYLPLLQGKFDKNTTCVVLFKNDRYVHKLYRNTIVSPLLSCKQFEVHNNEFGIDWANMKEEFSFPGLTFSVQPYQKLENSGTRICVDDLLLLLQTQKKELINTNKTALEIITLACIVISLVSLVVTFITYLFFPSLRTVPGLNNMCLVISLFLAQLFMISSPLFRSSGHKIVFAFTHFSWLATFFWLQVCSFHMYRVFSAKSRSTFHGSQTKKVMTQYGIYAFGLAALIVGANIISTLIVSSGKFSGYDKISTLLTYEKAFIITVIVPLVFVCMTNIFFYILTAYNIHSTPNVENKTGNRMHFSVYIKLFSITGLSWLLQIIDMFLETTMFTYVVAILNGLQGLFIFISYVCNRRVLTMYAEVCCKANRQHSSRSSNTAKTTL; translated from the exons ATGGACAT agtCATGTACTTGCTTCCCAGTTTATTGATAGTAATTTGCCTAAGAATCGAAGTTAGCTTTGAACAAGATAGACCAAACCACGATGAGACTTATTTTGCTTTCAACTTTACCCATGTGGTATTTCATAGTATCCTGTACTGTGGGCCAAATATTATTTGCAACAAGTCTTTGCTGGCCTCGTTTAATTTATCGAATCTGCCAGCTAGTAGTGTAAACAGATGTGGAATCTGTTCGTGTCACGAAAATTGTGCAACTTTCCATTCACCTTCCAACTGTTGTCCCGATATTTATTTTCGACAAGGACTTCGAGAATGCCtggatgtaaacattttatcaagtgaaaaaatctttacaaaaatCATATCTTCTTGTCCTGTAGATACAAACGAGTTTCTTTCGAAAGAATGCGCAAGGAAGCGATCCAAAGTCGAATTGTTGCTGAACCCGCTTGTGAATAACTCCGACTTATCTGTGACATACCTGAATGAGTATTGTGCTACATGCAACAAAGTCGGTGATGTGATAAAATGGAATGCAAAAATCAGATGCCCTAATGAAACTGactttaattatttatcaacataTCAAGAAATAATAGAATTGGCCACCAGAGAATCTTGCAATATTCGATATTATTCTACTTTAAACCCCGATTGTTTAGCAGAGTCAGacaaaattatttcaacatgTAATGTATCAGGTTCCTGGCTTAAGTTCGACAAACAAATAGATAAAGCATGTCAGAGCTCATATTTTGCTCCTATtgggatttttaaaaacatgtattgtATGATGTGTAATCCTCCCGAGTATCAGAAGAATTTGATGATCGAGGAATGTACCAATGTCAGCAGTGTCTACAGAAACGCATGTTTGAATTTCCCTTCATCAGATGCGTCTCGGCCATTTAAAAACCACTTTTGCTTTCTATGTAACTTTGATGAACAAAATCAAACCTTTTTTAATGACGTTAGTTTCCAATGGGCTGATGAACGTTTGAATGAAGAACCACTTGTCAAAAACTACCCCTTTCGCTTGATTGTATTCTTTTATTACAACAATGATGATTTGAACCGTTATATTAATCAATACATCAGCAACTCATCTGTAAAAATTCCGTCTCCGGTTCCAGTGAGCAAAGAAGGATACGGTTTTTTAGGAAAAAGTCAAATGTTTTGTCTATCTAAGAACGAAACCCCTTTTCCTCCGCCACAAGGGACCAGCCCCGTTTCATTGTCGTCTCTTTCAGTATCGGACTCTTTTGAACCAATGGAAACCCCCACAGAGgaaaatacaacaataaatcttaaaaaactaattttgaaaagttttgcttTTTCGGGCCGTGGTGTGTGTTCACAACAATTGTTACCGAATTACACCAAACAACTGCAACGTCCATGTTCTTGCGATATAGGATGTACCTCAAGTTGTTGTGATGATTTTGCATTTAAACAACCATGGATTTGCATTGATAACCGATACAAAAGAGATAGCAAAGAAAAAGTCTTTATGGTTATTAACGGATGTCTTAAGGACCATACGTTGGAGCCTTTGTGCAAAGGAAGTTTCAATGAGAATTTTTATCACGCATTTCCTGTAACAACAACAAGCGGATTTTTTGAAACCTACTTGaatgtattttgttatttttgcaaTCAATACGTAAACAGCGACAACGTCAAAAGAAGTTTAAATTTGAGATTCAAAATCAGGATTTGGCCTTTGCTGTTGGATTGCAGAACATTTGTAAACTATCGCAATTTCCAGTCATTACAACAACTAATTGATTTTGCCAACAGAAACTCGTGTATTGTGAGTTTTTCTCCGCCCCCATCTGCATCAAAATGCAGTGATCATTGTAACGAATACCGAGTACGAGCGattcaaaaatgtaatgtatCTGGGACTTGGCTATCAGTTGACGAAAATATACGCAAAGCATGTGAATATGCAGAACCGTTCCGGTTTCCTCTGATAAAAATTGGAAAAGCTATTTATAAGAACAAGTTCTGCGGAATCTGCAATCCTCTCAATTCTAATTCTTTAGGTAAAAGATGTGACATTAACTTTAAAAACACAAGCATTTCTAAAGCATGCGAAGAATTCCCAGACATAAAATCATGCTTTCcgtataaaaatgttttctgtAAATCATGTAGCCGTGGCAAAATGATTCCCGACTGTTACACAGAAATCACAGGATATCCAGGATCGCCAGGATATATAGGAATACCTAGTCCAGCCCCACCTATTCCAGAAATTCCTACGTTCAGAACACTTTTCACACTAGATGCCTACAAAAACCAAGACGACATCGATGGTCGCAAAACAAATGATACATGTCAGCATTATCAGATGTATGATGACGTACAT CACACTTGCAGAAATTTGACGTGTTTTCCAGGAAGACATTTGATAAATGACACGTGCGTTCCCCTTCTTCCGTTTACTTCAAAGTTGCGTTATACTTTGGGACTCACGATCAATGTTTCTGCTTTTATTTCAATCGATATAACAGTAAAAGACGCATTGAAAAGTACACTTGGTTACCTTTCTTATGAGTTTTTTGCACGTACGCTGAACACAGATGTATTCATTGAAGAGATAATACTCATGGGTACTGAGGCTTGTTCAACAACCTTTATAAACCTTCgtaatatatacttttatatcaaattttttattgACCAATATATACAGAGAGAACAAGTAGAAAATGCGCTTTTAAACTTTACCCATACCTATTCTGATTTAGTGCTGCATTTTGATTCATTAGGGAAATTTGCTGATGTTGCTATAAGTCAACAATCCATTTATTTGCCATTGTTGCAAGGgaagtttgataaaaatacaactTGCGTCGTGCTGTTTAAAAATGACAGATACGTTCATAAGTTGTATAGAAATACGATTGTAAGTCCACTGTTAAGCTGCAAACAGTTTGAAGTGCATAATAACGAATTCGGAATTGACTGGGCAAATATGAAAGAGGAGTTCTCTTTTCCAGGTTTGACTTTTTCTGTTCAACCATACCAAAAATTAGAAAACAGCGGTACTAGAATATGTGTTGACGATTTGTTATTGTTGCTTCAAACGCAGAAGAAAGAGCTAATTAATACCAATAAAACAGCGTTAGAAATCATAACCCTTGCTTGTATAGTTATATCTTTAGTATCACTAGTGGTTACGTTcattacttatttattttttcccagcCTTAGAACAGTTCCAGGTCTCAATAATATGTGCCTTGTGATTTCTCTTTTTCTGGCACAGTTGTTTATGATATCATCACCCTTATTTCGTTCATCGGGACACAAAATTGTATTTGCTTTCACTCATTTTTCTTGGCTTGCAACCTTTTTCTGGCTTCAGGTTTGCTCGTTTCACATGTACCGCGTTTTTAGTGCAAAATCGCGATCGACATTTCATGGAAGTCAGACTAAAAAAGTAATGACACAATATGGAATATATGCATTTGGTTTGGCAGCATTAATAGTTGGCGCTAATATCATTAGTACATTGATAGTTTCTAGCGGTAAATTCTCGggatatgataaaatatcaacGCTGCTAACGTACGAAAAAGCTTTCATCATTACTGTCATCGTGCCCCTTGTTTTCGTGTGCAtgacaaacattttcttttacatcTTGACAGCTTACAATATTCATTCTACGCCAAATGTTGAAAACAAAACAGGAAACAGAATGCATTTTAGcgtttatatcaaattattttctatcacaGGTTTGTCTTGGTTGTTACAGATCATTGATATGTTTCTAGAAACAACAATGTTTACATACGTTGTGGCCATACTAAACGGCCTACaaggtttatttatttttattagttaTGTTTGCAATCGACGAGTATTGACAATGTATGCCGAAGTTTGTTGCAAAGCCAATCGTCAGCATTCATCACGATCATCTAATACTGCAAAAACGACactttaa
- the LOC105334166 gene encoding uncharacterized protein isoform X2, which yields MYLLPSLLIVICLRIEVSFEQDRPNHDETYFAFNFTHVVFHSILYCGPNIICNKSLLASFNLSNLPASSVNRCGICSCHENCATFHSPSNCCPDIYFRQGLRECLDVNILSSEKIFTKIISSCPVDTNEFLSKECARKRSKVELLLNPLVNNSDLSVTYLNEYCATCNKVGDVIKWNAKIRCPNETDFNYLSTYQEIIELATRESCNIRYYSTLNPDCLAESDKIISTCNVSGSWLKFDKQIDKACQSSYFAPIGIFKNMYCMMCNPPEYQKNLMIEECTNVSSVYRNACLNFPSSDASRPFKNHFCFLCNFDEQNQTFFNDVSFQWADERLNEEPLVKNYPFRLIVFFYYNNDDLNRYINQYISNSSVKIPSPVPVSKEGYGFLGKSQMFCLSKNETPFPPPQGTSPVSLSSLSVSDSFEPMETPTEENTTINLKKLILKSFAFSGRGVCSQQLLPNYTKQLQRPCSCDIGCTSSCCDDFAFKQPWICIDNRYKRDSKEKVFMVINGCLKDHTLEPLCKGSFNENFYHAFPVTTTSGFFETYLNVFCYFCNQYVNSDNVKRSLNLRFKIRIWPLLLDCRTFVNYRNFQSLQQLIDFANRNSCIVSFSPPPSASKCSDHCNEYRVRAIQKCNVSGTWLSVDENIRKACEYAEPFRFPLIKIGKAIYKNKFCGICNPLNSNSLGKRCDINFKNTSISKACEEFPDIKSCFPYKNVFCKSCSRGKMIPDCYTEITGYPGSPGYIGIPSPAPPIPEIPTFRTLFTLDAYKNQDDIDGRKTNDTCQHYQMYDDVHHTCRNLTCFPGRHLINDTCVPLLPFTSKLRYTLGLTINVSAFISIDITVKDALKSTLGYLSYEFFARTLNTDVFIEEIILMGTEACSTTFINLRNIYFYIKFFIDQYIQREQVENALLNFTHTYSDLVLHFDSLGKFADVAISQQSIYLPLLQGKFDKNTTCVVLFKNDRYVHKLYRNTIVSPLLSCKQFEVHNNEFGIDWANMKEEFSFPGLTFSVQPYQKLENSGTRICVDDLLLLLQTQKKELINTNKTALEIITLACIVISLVSLVVTFITYLFFPSLRTVPGLNNMCLVISLFLAQLFMISSPLFRSSGHKIVFAFTHFSWLATFFWLQVCSFHMYRVFSAKSRSTFHGSQTKKVMTQYGIYAFGLAALIVGANIISTLIVSSGKFSGYDKISTLLTYEKAFIITVIVPLVFVCMTNIFFYILTAYNIHSTPNVENKTGNRMHFSVYIKLFSITGLSWLLQIIDMFLETTMFTYVVAILNGLQGLFIFISYVCNRRVLTMYAEVCCKANRQHSSRSSNTAKTTL from the exons ATGTACTTGCTTCCCAGTTTATTGATAGTAATTTGCCTAAGAATCGAAGTTAGCTTTGAACAAGATAGACCAAACCACGATGAGACTTATTTTGCTTTCAACTTTACCCATGTGGTATTTCATAGTATCCTGTACTGTGGGCCAAATATTATTTGCAACAAGTCTTTGCTGGCCTCGTTTAATTTATCGAATCTGCCAGCTAGTAGTGTAAACAGATGTGGAATCTGTTCGTGTCACGAAAATTGTGCAACTTTCCATTCACCTTCCAACTGTTGTCCCGATATTTATTTTCGACAAGGACTTCGAGAATGCCtggatgtaaacattttatcaagtgaaaaaatctttacaaaaatCATATCTTCTTGTCCTGTAGATACAAACGAGTTTCTTTCGAAAGAATGCGCAAGGAAGCGATCCAAAGTCGAATTGTTGCTGAACCCGCTTGTGAATAACTCCGACTTATCTGTGACATACCTGAATGAGTATTGTGCTACATGCAACAAAGTCGGTGATGTGATAAAATGGAATGCAAAAATCAGATGCCCTAATGAAACTGactttaattatttatcaacataTCAAGAAATAATAGAATTGGCCACCAGAGAATCTTGCAATATTCGATATTATTCTACTTTAAACCCCGATTGTTTAGCAGAGTCAGacaaaattatttcaacatgTAATGTATCAGGTTCCTGGCTTAAGTTCGACAAACAAATAGATAAAGCATGTCAGAGCTCATATTTTGCTCCTATtgggatttttaaaaacatgtattgtATGATGTGTAATCCTCCCGAGTATCAGAAGAATTTGATGATCGAGGAATGTACCAATGTCAGCAGTGTCTACAGAAACGCATGTTTGAATTTCCCTTCATCAGATGCGTCTCGGCCATTTAAAAACCACTTTTGCTTTCTATGTAACTTTGATGAACAAAATCAAACCTTTTTTAATGACGTTAGTTTCCAATGGGCTGATGAACGTTTGAATGAAGAACCACTTGTCAAAAACTACCCCTTTCGCTTGATTGTATTCTTTTATTACAACAATGATGATTTGAACCGTTATATTAATCAATACATCAGCAACTCATCTGTAAAAATTCCGTCTCCGGTTCCAGTGAGCAAAGAAGGATACGGTTTTTTAGGAAAAAGTCAAATGTTTTGTCTATCTAAGAACGAAACCCCTTTTCCTCCGCCACAAGGGACCAGCCCCGTTTCATTGTCGTCTCTTTCAGTATCGGACTCTTTTGAACCAATGGAAACCCCCACAGAGgaaaatacaacaataaatcttaaaaaactaattttgaaaagttttgcttTTTCGGGCCGTGGTGTGTGTTCACAACAATTGTTACCGAATTACACCAAACAACTGCAACGTCCATGTTCTTGCGATATAGGATGTACCTCAAGTTGTTGTGATGATTTTGCATTTAAACAACCATGGATTTGCATTGATAACCGATACAAAAGAGATAGCAAAGAAAAAGTCTTTATGGTTATTAACGGATGTCTTAAGGACCATACGTTGGAGCCTTTGTGCAAAGGAAGTTTCAATGAGAATTTTTATCACGCATTTCCTGTAACAACAACAAGCGGATTTTTTGAAACCTACTTGaatgtattttgttatttttgcaaTCAATACGTAAACAGCGACAACGTCAAAAGAAGTTTAAATTTGAGATTCAAAATCAGGATTTGGCCTTTGCTGTTGGATTGCAGAACATTTGTAAACTATCGCAATTTCCAGTCATTACAACAACTAATTGATTTTGCCAACAGAAACTCGTGTATTGTGAGTTTTTCTCCGCCCCCATCTGCATCAAAATGCAGTGATCATTGTAACGAATACCGAGTACGAGCGattcaaaaatgtaatgtatCTGGGACTTGGCTATCAGTTGACGAAAATATACGCAAAGCATGTGAATATGCAGAACCGTTCCGGTTTCCTCTGATAAAAATTGGAAAAGCTATTTATAAGAACAAGTTCTGCGGAATCTGCAATCCTCTCAATTCTAATTCTTTAGGTAAAAGATGTGACATTAACTTTAAAAACACAAGCATTTCTAAAGCATGCGAAGAATTCCCAGACATAAAATCATGCTTTCcgtataaaaatgttttctgtAAATCATGTAGCCGTGGCAAAATGATTCCCGACTGTTACACAGAAATCACAGGATATCCAGGATCGCCAGGATATATAGGAATACCTAGTCCAGCCCCACCTATTCCAGAAATTCCTACGTTCAGAACACTTTTCACACTAGATGCCTACAAAAACCAAGACGACATCGATGGTCGCAAAACAAATGATACATGTCAGCATTATCAGATGTATGATGACGTACAT CACACTTGCAGAAATTTGACGTGTTTTCCAGGAAGACATTTGATAAATGACACGTGCGTTCCCCTTCTTCCGTTTACTTCAAAGTTGCGTTATACTTTGGGACTCACGATCAATGTTTCTGCTTTTATTTCAATCGATATAACAGTAAAAGACGCATTGAAAAGTACACTTGGTTACCTTTCTTATGAGTTTTTTGCACGTACGCTGAACACAGATGTATTCATTGAAGAGATAATACTCATGGGTACTGAGGCTTGTTCAACAACCTTTATAAACCTTCgtaatatatacttttatatcaaattttttattgACCAATATATACAGAGAGAACAAGTAGAAAATGCGCTTTTAAACTTTACCCATACCTATTCTGATTTAGTGCTGCATTTTGATTCATTAGGGAAATTTGCTGATGTTGCTATAAGTCAACAATCCATTTATTTGCCATTGTTGCAAGGgaagtttgataaaaatacaactTGCGTCGTGCTGTTTAAAAATGACAGATACGTTCATAAGTTGTATAGAAATACGATTGTAAGTCCACTGTTAAGCTGCAAACAGTTTGAAGTGCATAATAACGAATTCGGAATTGACTGGGCAAATATGAAAGAGGAGTTCTCTTTTCCAGGTTTGACTTTTTCTGTTCAACCATACCAAAAATTAGAAAACAGCGGTACTAGAATATGTGTTGACGATTTGTTATTGTTGCTTCAAACGCAGAAGAAAGAGCTAATTAATACCAATAAAACAGCGTTAGAAATCATAACCCTTGCTTGTATAGTTATATCTTTAGTATCACTAGTGGTTACGTTcattacttatttattttttcccagcCTTAGAACAGTTCCAGGTCTCAATAATATGTGCCTTGTGATTTCTCTTTTTCTGGCACAGTTGTTTATGATATCATCACCCTTATTTCGTTCATCGGGACACAAAATTGTATTTGCTTTCACTCATTTTTCTTGGCTTGCAACCTTTTTCTGGCTTCAGGTTTGCTCGTTTCACATGTACCGCGTTTTTAGTGCAAAATCGCGATCGACATTTCATGGAAGTCAGACTAAAAAAGTAATGACACAATATGGAATATATGCATTTGGTTTGGCAGCATTAATAGTTGGCGCTAATATCATTAGTACATTGATAGTTTCTAGCGGTAAATTCTCGggatatgataaaatatcaacGCTGCTAACGTACGAAAAAGCTTTCATCATTACTGTCATCGTGCCCCTTGTTTTCGTGTGCAtgacaaacattttcttttacatcTTGACAGCTTACAATATTCATTCTACGCCAAATGTTGAAAACAAAACAGGAAACAGAATGCATTTTAGcgtttatatcaaattattttctatcacaGGTTTGTCTTGGTTGTTACAGATCATTGATATGTTTCTAGAAACAACAATGTTTACATACGTTGTGGCCATACTAAACGGCCTACaaggtttatttatttttattagttaTGTTTGCAATCGACGAGTATTGACAATGTATGCCGAAGTTTGTTGCAAAGCCAATCGTCAGCATTCATCACGATCATCTAATACTGCAAAAACGACactttaa